A single window of Salvelinus namaycush isolate Seneca chromosome 11, SaNama_1.0, whole genome shotgun sequence DNA harbors:
- the LOC120055335 gene encoding lymphocyte expansion molecule-like, translating into MSHDVRVGIDVTSGTGVYPSKKKIGTFTEINHCKRLISDLERKLSPGRYEVDTGDFSPQVVQSRARGPGWKRGQEMAQQAQMPHLLYRDTWLTNRLLRSRVGPGRYDIQDFTELCKKPYSVRGVCDSREERFKDFMKKQTTPGPGAYGKGGIPSGLLDERRRKPIGSCPMMDFSAGVERFPDLIVDSGLCPGTYNLPTFTEVLLSRHISKRGPYDLFTGRRDKPITCGYFAAPKKANLNLAMVAKPAKVLCEDVLRPEKRHHGKFGTLEQYPSLPTERIYLGSLPQYPRPAVSTALS; encoded by the exons ATGTCACATGACGTCAGAGTTGGCATTGACGTCACTTCTGGGACAG GAGTCTACCCATCCAAAAAGAAGATTGGCACGTTCACAGAAATCAACCACTGCAAGAGACTGATAAGTGACTTG gAGCGTAAACTGAGTCCAGGTCGGTATGAGGTGGACACAGGGGACTTCAGCCCTCAGGTAGTCCAGAGCAGGGCCAGGGGACCAGGGTGGAAGAGGGGTCAGGAGATGGCCCAGCAGGCTCAGATGCCCCACCTGCTGTATAGAGACACATGGTTGACCAACCGCCTACTG AGAAGCAGGGTAGGCCCAGGGAGGTATGACATCCAGGACTTCACAGAGCTCTGTAAGAAGCCTTACAGTGTGAGAGGAGTGTGTGacagcagggaggagaggttTAAAGACTTCATGAAG AAGCAAACTACTCCAGGCCCAGGGGCTTATGGGAAGGGGGGCATCCCGTCTGGGCTgctggatgagaggaggaggaagccGATTGGCTCCTGTCCCATGATGGACTTCAGTGCTGGAGTGGAACGCTTCCCAGACCTCATAGTG GACTCTGGTCTGTGTCCTGGTACCTACAACTTACCGACCTTCACTGAGGTGCTTCTCAGTCGCCACATCAGCAAACGAGGACCCTACGACCTCTTCACTGGCCGACGAGACAAGCCAATCACCTGTGGATATTTTGCTGCCCCG AAAAAAGCCAATCTGAATCTGGCTATGGTCGCCAAGCCAGCAAAGGTCTTATGTGAGGACGTTCTGCGACCAGAGAAAAGACACCACGGCAAGTTTGGCACCCTAGAGCAGTACCCTTCCCTCCCTACAGAACGCATCTACCTGGGTTCCCTGCCTCAGTACCCACGGCCAGCGGTCAGTACAGCCCTGTCATAG
- the LOC120055336 gene encoding leucine rich adaptor protein 1-like — protein sequence MEEESFPDLKELENQIGRKTPESLLRWMQGDASLGVEWSSNRPEGRDNRTSDSLTDKIRNLKLEMGCLRAADVRILHQLVTVHEAMEAVRWLLEERGTLTSRGSSLTSSQCSLAEGPGSGLSPCSEGLSLALTSWRSPLNDANEEPEELKVPDSISGDSYFHMLTNAVSSNDTGLTLEGVVSPSERTGETGTPHCGLPEERQGASDGDIVGVEEQTIPSCEVLLGYDTQWCWVESQDDVTFL from the exons ATGGAAGAAGAGTCATTTCCAGATTTGAAAGAGCTGGAAAATCAAATTGGGAGGAAAACTCCGGAGAGCCTGTTGAGGTGGATGCAGGGGGATGCTTCGCTCGGTGTGGAGTGGAGTTCCAATCGTCCTGAGGGGAGAGACAACCGCACCAGCGACAGTCTGACCGACAAGATCAGAAACTTGAAACTGGAGATG GGCTGTCTGCGTGCTGCAGACGTGCGGATCCTGCACCAGCTGGTGACGGTGCATGAGGCCATGGAGGCTGTGCGCTGGCTGCTGGAGGAGCGTGGCACCCTTACCAGCAGGGGCAGCAGCCTGACAAGCAGCCAGTGTAGTCTGGCTGAGGGGCCTGGGTCTGGCTTGTCCCCTTGCAGCGAGGGCCTGAGTCTGGCCCTAACTAGCTGGCGGAGTCCTCTAAATGATGCCAATGAAGAACCAGAAGAGTTGAAAGTACCAGATAGCATCTCTGGGGACAGCTACTTCCATATGCTCACCAATGCCGTTTCTTCTAATGACACAGGGTTAACTCTAGAGGGCGTTGTTAGCCCTtctgagaggacaggagaaactgGGACACCGCACTGTGGTCTCCCAGAGGAGAGACAAGGGGCCTCGGACGGTGACATCGTGGGGGTGGAGGAACAGACCATTCCCAGTTGTGAGGTTCTGTTGGGGTATGACACTCAGTGGTGCTGGGTGGAGTCTCAAGACGATGTGACGTTTCTCTGA